ATTACCAGCCCGATCTGCTGATCCTCGATGTCATGTTGCCCGGCATGGACGGCCCCACCACCCTGGCCGAGTTGCGCAAACTCCCCGCCCTGAGCGGGACCCCGGCCCTGTTCATGACCGCCAAGGTCCAGCCCCAGGAGCTGGAGCAACTGCGCGCCCAGGGCGCCGCCGAGGTCATTACCAAGCCGTTCGACCCCATGACCCTGGCCGAGACGGTCCGCCGGATCTGGCACAAAATCTGATACTTTTTTCTTATTTTTCAATTGCCTGGCGGGGATTGAAATCCCGCGCCGGGCCCTTATGTGGGTAATAACTGAGATAATTACCAGGGTTATAAAAGATTTATTGGTTCACCTTGACATAATTTATGGAGCGACTATATTAGTAAGTGTTAAATAACTAACTCTGCAACGGAGGTGAGCAACATGGCTGGCGATCTGATCAAGAATTTCCCCCATGATGGTGTGGTTACTGTCAACCGCGTCATCCTGAAACCCGAATACACGATTGACGATCTGCAGGAGCGCGTCGCGTTTCTGTGCGAGAACGTCAAGACCTATCACTCTGACACCGGTTTTGTCGGCGGCTTTGTCTGCCTGAACAGCGGTGCGGTCTCCAACGAGGGTTCCACCATCGGCCAGGCGGTCGAAGATCCCCTGAAGGGCAAGGAAGCACTGATTATTACCTTCTGGAATACCTTCGAGGACCACGAGGAATCCCACAAAT
Above is a genomic segment from Thiohalophilus sp. containing:
- a CDS encoding response regulator — encoded protein: MSELRKILYVEDEADIQTIARLALQDVGGFELQICSNGSEALATAEDYQPDLLILDVMLPGMDGPTTLAELRKLPALSGTPALFMTAKVQPQELEQLRAQGAAEVITKPFDPMTLAETVRRIWHKI